CAGGATCGGGTCGCCGCCACCTTCAGGCGCGAAGAAGGTCGTGCCGAAGTTGCGGTCGGTCAGAAGCATGGTGATGCCGCCCGCCAGGACCGGCAGGGAAAGCAGCAGCAGGAAGGCGGTGATCAGCACCGACCAGGCAAACAGCGGCATCTTGTGCAGCGTCATGCCCGGAGCGCGCATGTTGAAGATGGTGGTGATGAAGTTGATCGCACCGAGGATCGACGAGGCGCCAGCGATGTGCAGCGACAGGATCGCCAGATCCATTGCCGGGCCAGGCTGTCCCGAGGTCGAGAGCGGCGGATAGATCGTCCAGCCGCCGCCGACGCCATGAGCACCGGGAGCGCTCGGCATGAAGGCCGAGAGGATCAGCAACAGGAACGCGGGCGGAAGCAGCCAGAACGAGATGTTGTTCATGCGCGGGAACGCCATGTCAGGCGCGCCGATCATGATCGGAACCATCCAGTTGGCGAAGCCGCCGATCAGCGCGGGCATGACCATGAAGAAGATCATGACCAGACCGTGGGCCGTCGTGAACGCGTTGAACATGCTCTTGCCGGCGTCGATCGCCGCATCGCCTTCAACGCCATAGACCATCGAGGCCAGGCCGTGGAAGATCTGGATGCCCGGCTCGGCGAGCTCCCAGCGCATCATGACGGACAGGAATCCGCCGATGCAGCCTGCCATGATCGCGAAGATCAGGTAGAGCGTTCCGATATCCTTGTGGTTGGTCGAGTACACCCACCGAACCCAGCCCTTCGGCTTGTGGTCGTGATGGTCGTGAGCTGCAGCGCCTGCCATGTTCCGCTCCGTTCCCTGATCCCTATTCTACCGTGGCTCAGTTGCCAGCGGCCGCGACCTTGGCCGCACCGTCCGTCTCGGCCATCAGCGCCTTGTTGGCACCCGGCAGATCGGTCTTAGCGGCGGCTAGCCACGTATTGTACTGTGCGTCGGAGACGACGCGGATTGCGATCGGCATGTAGGCGTGGTCCTTGCCGCAAAGCTCGGAGCACTGGCCGTAATAGAGGCCTTCCTTCTCAGCCTTGAACCAGATCTCGTTGATACGCCCCGGCACCGCGTCCGTCTTCACGCCGAAGGCCGGCATGGCGAAAGCGTGGATGACGTCGCTGGCGGTGACGAGCACGCGAACCAGCGTGTTGATCGGAACGACGATTTCATTGTCGACGGCGAGAAGGCGCGGATATGCGGCCCTGTCTTCCTTGCCGGCCGCGGCGCGGTCAGCGTCGGCGAGCATCGCCGAGTTGAAGGAGAGCGGCTCGGCATTCTGGTACTCGTAGTCCCAGTTCCACTGATTGGCGGTCGCCTTGATGGTCAGCTTCGCATCTTCCGGCGGCGAATACTGCGCCGTCAGCAGTTGGAACGACGGAATGGCCAGGAACAGCAGGATGACAACCGGACCGACGGTCCAGATGACCTCGATCAGCGTGTTGTGGCTGGTGCGCGACGGCACCGGGTTGGCGCTCGCGCGGAACCGCCAGATGCAATAGGCCAGCAGGAAAAGAACGAACAGCGTAATCGGAACGATGAACCACAGCGTGTAGTGCTCGAACCAGGTGATCTGTTCCATGATGCCGGTCGCGGCCGGCTGGAAAGTGGTTTGCCAAGGCGTCGGCTGAGCCGCATAGGCCGCGACGCTGGCAAGGGAAGCAGTCGCCGCGACGGCGCTAGCAAAGATCTTTCTCATCGCCCTCTGTATCTCCCATTTCCGTGCGGGCGTAGCCGCAAGGACATCGTGCCGCTCCGGGACGGGAATCCCAGAGACGTTCGGAGGTTCAAACCATACTCTCTTTATAACCGCAAGGAAGCAGAGGCTTAACCCGTGCGGCATTTTTGCGCGCAGGCGCAGAGGCTGGCGCCGCGACGCGTTTGGCGCTAGGTGAAGAACGCGCAGGCGAAAGGCCAATTGCCCCGCTTGTGCTGCCATGCCCTGAAAAGGCGTCGCAATTCGGGCCAAATTGGCTTCGAATGTCTGGAAAACCTGAGATTGCAGGATGGCGAAGGCGCCGTCTTGTTATTTACTTGCTGCCTGCACGGCCTGATAGTCGTGATTCGCAATGGAGCCGTCATGAAGTCTGGGCTTTTCAAAACCGTGGCGAAGATGCTCGTCGCTGCCGCCTGCGTGGTACCCATGCAAGCCGGCGCGCAGCAGAGCGGCACGGTCAAGTCCACCCACGGCGCATGGTCGATCATCTGCGACACGCCTGCGGGCGCCACCAACGAACAATGCGTGATGATGCAGAACGTGATTGCCGAGGACCGCCCCGAGATGGGGCTTTCGGTGGTCATTCTGCGCACGGCAGACAACAAGGCCGAGATTCTGCGCGTGCTCGCGCCGCTCGGCGTGCTGCTGCCCAACGGCCTTGGCCTCAATGTCGACCAGAAGGACATCGGCCGCGCCTATTTCGTGCGCTGCTTCCAGGACGGCTGCTACGCCGAGGTGATCCTCGACAAGACGCTGCTCGACACGCTGAAGACCGGCAAGTCGGCGACTTTCATCGTCTTCCAGACGCCCGAGGAAGGCATCGGCATCCCTGTCGATCTCAATGGCTTCGGCGAGGGCTTCGCCGCCCTGCCGTAAGCGTTTGGCACCGGAGACATTGTCCGGAGCCTCTGCGTCGCCTACATCGGGGTGAACACACTCCCCTTGGAATATGAGGCGACGCGCCATGACCAGCCTTCTCAGCCAGTTCGACATCACTGAAGACCGCGTGCGCAAGATCGTCGCCGAGACGATCGAGGGCGCTGACGATGGCGAGCTCTTCCTCGAATATCGCGAGGGCGAGGCGCTGATGTTCGACAATGGCCGACTGAAGACGGCGAGCTTCAACACCGACCAGGGTTTCGGCCTGCGCGCAGTCGCCGGCGAAGCGACCGGCTATGCCCATTCGAGCGACCTGTCCGAGCAGGCATTGCTGCGCGCCTCCGATGCGGTCTCAGCCGTCAAGGGCGGCTATTCCGGCACGCTCGCCGCCGCCCCTGCCCGCACCAACACGCATCTTTATGGCGAGGAGAACCCGATCTCGTCGCCGTCTTTCGAGGCCAAGGCCAAGCTGCTGCAGGAAATCGACGCCTGGCTGCGCGACAAGGACCCGCGCGTCCGCCAGGTGACGGCGTCGCTCGCTTCGTCGTGGCAGCATGTCGAGATCCTACGCGGCGACGGCCAGGTGGTGCGCGACATCCGCCCGCTGGTTCGCATGAACGTTTCGGTGATCGTCGGCGACGGTGACCGCCAGGAAAGCGGCTCCTACGGCGCCGGCGGCCGCAAGAGCTTTGACGAGTTCCTGACCGACGAAAGCTGGAAGGGCGCCGCGACCGAGGCCTTGCGCCAGGCGCTGGTCAATCTCGATGCCATCCCCGCTCCTGCCGGCACTTTCGACATCGTGCTGTCGTCCGGCTGGCCGGGCGTGATGCTGCATGAAGCCGTCGGCCACGGTCTCGAAGGCGACTTCAACCGCAAGAAGACTTCGGCCTTCGCCGGTCTTCTCGGCCAGCAGGTCGCCGCCAAGGGCGTCACCGTCGTCGATGACGGCACCATCGCCGAACGCCGCGGCTCGATCACCGTCGACGACGAAGGCACACCCAGCGCCCGCAACGTGCTGATAGAGGACGGCAAGCTCGTCGGCTACATGCAGGACCGCCAGAACGCCCGCCTGATGGGCATGAAGGCGACCGGCAACGGCCGCCGCGAATCCTACGCGCACCAGCCGATGCCGCGCATGACCAACACCTATATGACCTCTGGCGACAAGACGCCGGAAGAGAT
The nucleotide sequence above comes from Aminobacter aminovorans. Encoded proteins:
- the coxB gene encoding cytochrome c oxidase subunit II, with the translated sequence MRKIFASAVAATASLASVAAYAAQPTPWQTTFQPAATGIMEQITWFEHYTLWFIVPITLFVLFLLAYCIWRFRASANPVPSRTSHNTLIEVIWTVGPVVILLFLAIPSFQLLTAQYSPPEDAKLTIKATANQWNWDYEYQNAEPLSFNSAMLADADRAAAGKEDRAAYPRLLAVDNEIVVPINTLVRVLVTASDVIHAFAMPAFGVKTDAVPGRINEIWFKAEKEGLYYGQCSELCGKDHAYMPIAIRVVSDAQYNTWLAAAKTDLPGANKALMAETDGAAKVAAAGN
- a CDS encoding invasion associated locus B family protein, coding for MLVAAACVVPMQAGAQQSGTVKSTHGAWSIICDTPAGATNEQCVMMQNVIAEDRPEMGLSVVILRTADNKAEILRVLAPLGVLLPNGLGLNVDQKDIGRAYFVRCFQDGCYAEVILDKTLLDTLKTGKSATFIVFQTPEEGIGIPVDLNGFGEGFAALP
- the tldD gene encoding metalloprotease TldD, with product MTSLLSQFDITEDRVRKIVAETIEGADDGELFLEYREGEALMFDNGRLKTASFNTDQGFGLRAVAGEATGYAHSSDLSEQALLRASDAVSAVKGGYSGTLAAAPARTNTHLYGEENPISSPSFEAKAKLLQEIDAWLRDKDPRVRQVTASLASSWQHVEILRGDGQVVRDIRPLVRMNVSVIVGDGDRQESGSYGAGGRKSFDEFLTDESWKGAATEALRQALVNLDAIPAPAGTFDIVLSSGWPGVMLHEAVGHGLEGDFNRKKTSAFAGLLGQQVAAKGVTVVDDGTIAERRGSITVDDEGTPSARNVLIEDGKLVGYMQDRQNARLMGMKATGNGRRESYAHQPMPRMTNTYMTSGDKTPEEIIASVKNGIYAVSFGGGQVDITSGKFVFGCTEAYMIEDGKVTQPIKGAMLIGNGPDAMHRVTMVGNDMKLDNGIGMCGKAGQGVPVGVGQPHLRMNQMTVGGTRV